The DNA segment CGTCACCTCTTGGTGCACCACTAACAACGGCTTCTTCTTCTATTCCCTACCACGCTGTACTTGAATATAATATTGTCATAAGTGGTAGTACCCTTATTTAATATGCAGTCCCCAAATTtataatatacattatctctgcaaaaaaatgctgaaaaattcaattcaattacattaaattacttttaatataaagtatgcagaagcaaaaataaaagtaaaacactatcatcaaaacattatgaaaatatttcctgATTATTTTCAGTGGATCATTTAATCAGCAGTGACTATCGCCTTATAAAGGCCTGAGGTACATAAAGAAGCAATCTTCTCTCTCCAGGTGAGAGACCCGAGCCAGGAAGCCTGCGGTCGTCTCACTTTCCTTAAAGAGTGTAAGACCATAAAAGGCCTTCCACAAACCGCCGTGTGCAACCTGAACATCACACTTCCAGCAGTGAAAAAGGTAAGGTAGCGTTGAACTCACCATTCTCTGTTGTCACCTCCATAACCATTGTCATGGTTAGGGTAGTTTCGGCCCCAATAACAGTGatagaagaaagacagagaaagacttTGGCCAAACTGCCGCCACTGtgtcttttatctgtttaaaGCTTTTCTCTATGTATATCGGTTATCTATGCAGTGGATTCTTTGTTCATTGGCTGTTTCATTATGTTCCTACCTATCTTTTGATTTGGATGACATGCTTTTGGCTGAGGGCTTTTGTGCTGAAGGCTTTTTTTGATTATCAGGCTGGCTTTTCGTGGCTTCAGTttgctgtttttgctgctgAGTGTTGGCGCtttatacttttttctttctttttttttggttattgtttgtttggtctgtgttttgtttttttttgtttttttcatttgctgagTTTGCTAAAGTGGCTTCTCTTCTCAGTTGGAGCTTCTGTCACTCACTCCTTTTTCACACCCTGATGTTTCTTTTCCCCCTGCTTTCCATGTTATGTTACTCCCCCCTCCGTTTCTGCAATGCATCTTGGGAACCAGGAAATGGAGTCAGATGCCGAGGATGAGGTAAACCACACCCTCCCCACCATGTGCTCTGCGCTAGATCTATAGTGGCCCTGCTCTGCTCATCATAGCCTTCTTTCCGCTTCTACAAGGGCAATAAAAGCTTTCCTTGTTCAAAGCAACCTTTAGCTGCTCAGTTTTGCATGACATGACATTGTAGATATGAAAACATATCTGTTTTATCCTTATCCTTTGCGCTCTACAGTATGTGATATAAGTGGCTTTGGAGTTTAGATATACTTACATTGTTCTTTAGTCAAgatttaactttattaacattaGCTTAAATTGATTATAAGTACTTATAAGGTAGAGTTTGTAGCCTTATCATGACTAACTCAAGCTAATGTGCTTAGCTTGGCAACACCTATTGTAAGCACTTAACTAAAGATTGCAGTGCAGTGATACTCCTTAAAGAAGAATTTGCTGCCATTTTATACAACTGTTTAAAATGGGCTTTGTTCTTATGTTAATACCAACTAATGCGGACTATTGGGTTTGCTTTAATTTGACATTATAAGGTCCAAATGTTGCTCATTTGGCAGCACTATACACTGTAGGGTGACCTAGAACTGATAggattttgtgttgtttactATTGTTGCAGACTGAAAAGCCAGAGCGACGTCATACCTTTGCATCCCTAGCCTTACGTAAGCGCTACAGCTATCTGGCCGAGCCTGCACTGAgtgagtttgacattttcactaACAAAACCCTTTGATGAATAATAACAATGCAAATTTTCGTGGATAAGTTAGTTTACAGCATTAACAGTTTTAATTAACCTGTAAGATGCGTTATCAATATGTAGATAGATGTGACTTACTTACTGTAATAAATGCATATTTCTCATCCTACATAACTTGCACTGTCCACATGCTTGATAACAACATGGTACATATTTTTGCATGGGTCAATGAGTGGTTTTTAAGTTTTCGTGCTGTGCTTGCTCACGTTGTGAGTTGTACTTTTTCTGGGTTTGTTTCCACTGCTGAGTTGTAGATGTCAAAATGCAGCAACATCAAAAATTTTTCTATGACTTCCCAACACAATGTGAATTGGCATTTTGGAAGGAGGTCAAAgtaaaattttatttgtttttcatttgtccCTTCTGAGTTTAAAGCTGTTTTTGGCTTTGTGATGATGTAGCAGCTTTTTTTGTGGGACAAAAATGCATGGTAGGAGGTCTTGAGTTTGAGCTCTTTCAGGtgtgtcttttcagttttttctcactctctgcttGTCACCACTTCTTGTCGACCTTGCATGACAAAATGGGAAAcacattttgtcatattttgttCGTTATGTAATAAACGGAAAATGGAAACTTCTGCAGCCCATGGCTCTATTGTATCATAGTGTCTTTGGGGAATCTGTCATTATGTAATTTTTGGACCAAACAGATAAAAGGCACTTTAAAAAGCGGATTGAAATTAGAGCCAGAATCCATACAATGTTTTAGAACATCTAAAGTCCAAAGAGAGAAGTTGTTTTGTGTTACTCCTGGAGCATTTGTCTCGccatttttctgttgtcagtTATTAGTCTACGCCATTGTCTCTGAAATTTTACTTTGCTGCTGAATGTGCTTCATTCAGTTTATTCATtacattgttgttgctgttgttgttctttgtGTCATCTTCCAGTCTTGAATCACACGGAAACACAATTGTTTCTTTTCATCCATCTTCAGACAATATTCAAATATCTTATCTCAGCACTTCgtaaaactgctgttttcctTCTTTGATACCAGGACTGCGTCACTGACcaactcttcctcctctgatctcttttctttcacatttttttttcttcctttcccttCCCCAACATAATTTTCTGTTACCTTTACTACTCCACATTCTTTGGATTATTTTTCCCATTCCTTCTTCACCATTATTTCTACAAATTCATCTGAAGAAACAGCAGTTGAGCGAAGCACAGCAGCAAGAACACTGCCTGCTGGTTACCCTCACAAACCTGTCTTTCCAACCAGACCTTACCCACCATGGTCGACTGCTCCTATTACCGTCCCTGGCCAAACAAGGCCAGGAGTGGGGGGTTCCGTCGCCTCTACCGATTCACCGGCAGGCTCACCAGCTGCTTCTCCATTGAAATCTACCTGGCCCCTCTCCTCCCCGTCACCTGCATGCCCTGCAACTATCAAAGCCACCCTTGGAGCTCCACCACCAGTACCTACCCTGTCATCCCCAGTTAAATCAATTAGCGACATAGTGTCCTCATCCCCCATCAGGTCTTACAGGACTATGCCTTCACCCATTAAAACCGTTGTCCAGCAGGGTCAATACCCTGTCCAGGCATCTGCCAGCCTTGTGTCCTCTGGAAGCCCATGTAAACCTGCCACAGATCCAGCATCCATCAAGAACCTTGCTTCGGCATACACATCAAGGACTTCCCCACTTCACTCAATATCCAATGGTCCTGTGCCAGAGAGGTCATCAGCTCCTATTACTGCTCCTGCATCGCCAAAGACACCTTACAACATGTACAATGCTAATCTGCCTTTTAAAACTGCCCTTGGGTCCACAGTTGTGACAGATGCAGTGGCACCTAACCTTCCTTCTGGTAAAAGCATATCCAGCCTGTCCTCTTTGAAAACCTCTGTAGATTCAACACTCTCATCCCGAGGAGGGAGAACATCCCTTTCGTCTCTCTCTTCAACTGGGCAGACAACCATTGCTTCCTCAGAACTGTCCATGATGAACGGATCAGTATCACCTGTCAAATATCCATCCTCTTCGTCCACGCCATCCTCCCCTTCTTCTCGTCTTATCTCTGAGAGGAGTAGCAGCCTTCAGGAGAGGATTCAGGCTACCACCCAAGCAGCAACATCTGGTGTTAGTGCAGCCATAAATGAAGCTATAGACTCATACTCAGTCTCAGGCTACGGCACTCTTAAAACACAGTCCTCCTCACGTAGATCTGCAACAGCAAGCTCTGCTTACGGTTCCATGAGATCTGTAGTTGCTTCCCCCAGTTCAGCAGTTTCATCTAATACGGTGACTGTACCTGTGTACTCATTAGTAAACGTCATCCCAGAGACCCCTGTCAAACCAGGGCCAGGGTCTCTCAAAATGGCATTGCCTGATTCCCCTCGTCCCTCATCCTCgtcatcttcctctctgtcttcctgtgttaccacatcaaaaataaattccCAATTGAAATCCCCCCCGTTCATCACACCACCTATTATCCACCCAACAGCAGCCTCCAACCAGGAAATACTAAAAGATGTAGCAGACATGAAAGAGGATCTGATCAGAATGTCAGCAAtcctacagacagacacacagacagcagccaaAACTGTCCAAACATCAAATACTGGCACTCCCAAAGAGACCAAGTTAGAGGATGAAGAGCCATTTACTCTAGttgagaaagtgaaagaagatTTAGTGAAAGTCAGTGAAATATTACAGAAAGATATCATGAGTGAAGGTAAGGCCATTGCAGGTAAAGAGAGACCCTCAGAGGATGAATGGGAGGAATTTTCCAAAGATGAGATTGAGGAGGCACAAAGAAGTACCCTCACAGACTATTACCCACTGTTTGATGAAAACACGCTCCTTCTCAAGCACCAATCCATGTCAAGCAAAGACCTAGAGTTAGCTAAAGTAGTAGACTTTTTAACAAATGACTTTGGTGCTAATTCTCTCTCCAAAATGACAGAGTTGAAATGTAAGTATGAGGAGGCGACAAAAAGGGAaggggaggaaaaacaaaaacgtgTTCTTAAACCATCTATGTCGATACAAGAGCACAAACTCAAAATGCCTCCACCAGTCTCAGGCATGCTCAGATCTCCCTCAGAGAAGGACCTAAGCAAACTTGCTGAGTCATATCAGGGGTCTGAGACTATTTTGGAATCACCTGAGGACCTGTCTCATGAGCAGGATAAAAGTCCCCTGTCAGACAGCGGGTTTGAGACCAGGAGTGAAAAGACACCCTCTGCTCCTCAGAGTGCAGAGAGCACAGGACCTAAGCCCTTATTCACAGATTCACCCATCCCTCCCTGTGTGACTGAGACCAGGACTGAAGTGGTCCACATTAGGAGCTATGAGCAGCCTGACGATCCTTGTGAGCCTCTCCTGATGGAGGAGGCAGCATCTGCCCCTCCTTCTATAGAGCCAGATCCAGCTTCAATAAGCTCTACCAAAGCCCTACAGATGAAAATGCCGGAAGAGGACTCCATGATGAACAAAAGTGTGTGTCTTAAAGAGGAAACTCATATCACCACTACCACTAGAATGGTGTATCACAAGCCACAACTGACTGATGGCGCAGAGATTAGAGAGGAGGGTATGTCGGTCAGTGATATCATGAAAGCTTTCCAGTCAGGTAGGGACCCATCTAAAGAACTGGCAGGCCTTTTTGAACACAAGGCTAGCCAGGATTCTGTCAAAGGTGATGAGCTGACTCCTAGATTTCTAGATAGAGACATTAAATCCAAACCTAAAGTCGAGAGGATAATTGAGGTTCATATCGAAAAGGGCCACAGCACAACAGAGCCAACTGAGGTTATTATCAGGGAAACCAAAAAACACCCTGAGCTTTATGTCTACAAGGGGGACCGTGGAATTAGGGAACTTACTGATTACGATGAGGCCcaacaggaagaagaggagctCACTGCTGAAGAATCCCTGCCCTCCTTCCTAGAAACATCTCGCGTTAACACCCCAGTGTCACAGGAGGAAGACAGTCGCCCAAGTTCTGCTCAATTGATGGCAGATGATTCATATAAAGCCCTGAAACTGTTGAGCCAGCACTCTATAGAGTACTGTGATGATGAGCTGTCAGAGATCAGAGGCGAGTCGTATAGGTTTGCTGAGAAAATGCTACTGTCAGAGAAACTTGATGTGTCTTCAATGTCTCACTCTGACACAGAGGATTCAGCAATGATGACTGACAAGAGCCGGCACCTAATTCATGAGGAGAATGGTAGCCGTGGCGCTGAGAGCATGAGTCAGCAGCAAGGAAGCCCCAAAAGAGAGTTTGTCTCCAAGTCATCAAAAGATGGGTCCCCTAAATCTGGTAAATTCTTGCACAGGGAGGAACCATCTCCGTTTGATAAAGTGACAGTGCTCCATTACTCCACAGATCAGGGCAGCCCCAAGCATGCTGTTTGGATGCGATTTACAGAGGATAAACATGACAGAAGCAGGGATAAGCTCCTTTATGAGGATAGGGTGGACCAAACTGTAAAGGAAGCTGAAGAAAAACTCTGTGAGGTATCTCAGTTCTTCCGTGACAAAACAGAGAAGCTCAATGATGAGTTGCAGTCCCCTGAGAAAAAGCCAATGAGACGAGAGGTAAAGGAACCCAGATCCTGGCCTAGCTCAGCATGCAGTAGCCCTGAGAAAACGCAGCAGAAATCTAAGGCAGGAGAAGAGGTGTTCAGTAAAAGCAAACTCAGGGAGCCTTCggttgttaaaatgtttgggAGCACCCcaacaactgaaaagaaaagctctAGCTTACCAAGCAGCCCCCAGAAGAGCGTTCTCTCTCATACCAGTGACgataaaattaaacaacaaactaAGACAAGTGAATCTGCACCCTCTTCTCCTGCTCATGTAAAATCAACATCGAAAGTCAGTGCTGTGAGGATGAAGTTTGAATCTGAGGCTCAGAAACAAAGTCAGTCTAGTCCAACCAAAGTTCCTCCTCCAGTGCAGCCAAAACCTTCAATAAAGAAATTACAGGAGAGCAAACTTCCCGTTTATCAGTTTTTTGCAGGAGGAAAAGCATCAAAAGTGTCTGAAGCATCAGAAGATGAAACCTTTAAAAAGGATGTTGAGCAGGATAAATGTGATGCCACAGACAGCAGTAAACCTGCTGTGATATCAACATCCAAAGCCCCAAAACATATAGGAGAAAAACTGCCGAACAAAAATATCCCAGAGGCCTCGTTGCGAAGACCAATTAGTGAAACTGAGAATGACAAAGCAACTGCTAAAGGGAAAGATGTCCATTCCAGTGTTACTCAGGAATTTAAAGAAAGCAATAAAGTCCAGAAAGTTCAGACATCTATTGTTCATGATGCTGTTAGATTACTAGAGAAAGAGAGTGATGCTAAAAAATAccaacaaattacaaaaagtgAGTCTGCTTCCAAAGAAGTAATAGCTGAGCTGCCCAAAAAAGATGGCGAGGAACCACTAAACAAAAATctcagaaaaaagacagaatctCAAATTCCTATAAGAACAGCATCCTCTACTTTAGATAATGACCtcacaaagaaacagacaatAATTAAACCTTCACAGATACCTACATTATCTAAAAGCAAAATACAGATGAGTCTTGAGACAACCCCagcaaaaacagatgaaaatctAACCTTTGAAATTCTAGATAATGCACCCAAAGACTCCAACTCCAATAATCTTCCTAGCCCTAGAGAAATGCTGGAAAATGTCATAAACCCTCCAGCTGCTACAACAACCAAAGAGAACTTCAAGGGCATCAAAACATTACCTGTTTATGTCGGTGTTCAGGtgggcaggcaggcagagagggaggccAAAGGAGCACTGTACACAGTCAAACAGAAATCAAACTCAGCAATCAGCCCCATAAGCCCAGATGATGACACACTAGAACAGGTGTCTTTCATAGACAGCTCAGGGAAAAGCCCCCTTACACCAGAGACCCCCAGCTCTGAGGAAGTCAGCTATGACCTCACAGTCAGGACACCTGATGGCTTTATGGGATTCATGCCAGGGAAACCCAGTCCCATCCTGGAGGTATCTGAGGAATCAGAGGAGGATGACCAAGGcaaagtttttttctcttttaaagaGGCCCTGCCAGAAAGGAAAACTGATATTCATGCCACCCAAGCAGACCTTGCTAATGCTAATAAGcaagaaacagaaatgaatgataACCTGCAGGAATTAACAAATAGATTCAATCAGCAAGTAACAACAGCCAATGGCGAGTATGAGGAAATTACAGGCCAGGAGCATCAAGAAGTTTCAAAAGACAAAGGTATCGCATATATTGAattccctccccctcctcctctggacTCAGCTTCAGAAATTTCAGACCCAGAAAGGAAAGGTTCCTGTGCCTCttcagagactgagacagaaatgATGGAAGTAAACTTACAGGAAGAACACGACAGGTATCTGCTGACTGAGCCAATTATACGAATCCAACCCCCTTCCCCGGTGCCTCCTGGGGAAGATGACAGTCAGTCAAACGGTGATgaaggagatgatgatgagtcaATCTTTCAACCAATTCCTTGCAAGAAATTTACTTTCAAAGTtcctgaggaggaagaggaaaagaagaaagataagGAAAAGGCGACTAAAtccaaaaaacatgacaaaaatggAAACAACAAAGAACTTAATGGTGGGACCAATGGCTCCAATGGTTCTTATGGCTCCAATGGCTCCAATGGTTCCAATGGTTCTAATGACAAAGGAGAGGACTATGAATAtgaacaaaatggaaatgatcAATCGATAACAGACTGTTCAATAGCCACAACAGCTGAATTTTCTCATGACACAGATGCAACGGAGATAGACTCCCTAGATGGATATGAACTtcaggatgaggatgatggcCTGTGTGAGCAGGCAGATTTACGGTTGTTTGGTCTTCCAGACAGCCGAAGAGATGTCTGGGCAACAGACACTTTTAGGTCCACTGACCGCTCTTTTCCCCAGACCAAACTTGAAGTTATTGAAGAGGAGAAAACCCCAGAAGAATGTCAAAAGGACACTTTCAAAAAAGATACCCCTTCAAATGGTGGTAAACCTGATGCTGTTAGTAAAGATGGGGTTACAAGTCAGGAACAAAAACCCTCAGATAAAGAGGGATTTTCAGACACTTACTTTAGTTATAAGTTAGAGGAGGAGTTTAACTCTCCCTTTAAGACTGTTGCCACTAAAGGGCTGGACTTTGACCCCTGGTCCAGTAAAGGTGGAGAAGAAGATATCGTTGACATGGGAGGGACACGGGGAAGCAATGGTGAGCCTAAGCCTTTTGGACTAGCAGTGGACGAACAGTCTCAGGCTACGACACCAGACACTACCCCAGCCCGAACACCAACAGACGATAGTACGCCGACAAGCGAGCCAAATCCATTCCCCTTCCATGAAGGGAAGATGTTTGAGATGACACGCAGTGGTGCGATTGACATGAGCAAGAGGGACATGGTGGAGGAGAGGCTCCAGTTTTTTCAGATTGGTGAGCATTACTACTCGGCGGGCAGGTACAGTGTCAGAGAATCAGAGGTAGACGCCTCCTCACAACACAGGGATCAGTTTAGTACTCAGGATCCCACAGATACCTCAATAGTTCCTCAAGTCTCCATTCAGACTACCACTGTCCAGTTAGAAATATCAAATATGGCTGGCAGTTACAGCACATGCAGAGACTCAACTTCTAACACTGAGCCTTCATTCTCCACTTTTAGAACAGGATTCAAGTTGTCATCTGATAAAACTTATGATGCATCAAATAACAGTTCTAAATGTAGAACAACAGGCACCTTTGATAATATAACCTCAGGATCAACTGTAGATAGTTCTTACTCTGTAACCTCAAACTACACAGATTGTGCTAATTTGAATACATCAGGCATGACAGATTATTATTCAAATCACAGAATTCCTTCAGGTATGTCCAAACAGAACGACCATTTGGATTGGATCTCAAAAAATCAGAACACTTGTTACCAAAGCACAGATCATTCTTTCGCACCTTCACAACAGATAAGCAATCCCCAAACATGGAGCAGCAATACCAGTAGCAACATCCCTGTTTCCCATTATGTCCATTCAGATGTCGCTCAGGCTGGCAGTATTGTGTTTAACATGTTGTCCTCCTCGGGACTGCAGGAGATCAGCAGGATAGAGGCGTCCTTCAACCAGCTAGAGGTGAACAGCAGGGAAGGCAGGGTTTGTCCtaatgtagcaataacaaacaCGGCAGCCAAAGAGGTCAAACCCCAGATATGCAAGTCCAGGTTACCAGTGAGGGTGCACAGAAGCAAACTATGCAGCCAAAGTCGAACAATAGTGAAAGACAAGGCACAAGAAAATGCTG comes from the Seriola aureovittata isolate HTS-2021-v1 ecotype China chromosome 21, ASM2101889v1, whole genome shotgun sequence genome and includes:
- the LOC130162078 gene encoding ankyrin-3-like isoform X8 codes for the protein MAVEEAADYLAETDVNACYLRAARAGNLEKALDYLKNGVDINICNQNGLNALHLASKEGHVEVVAELIKQGANVDAATKKGNTALHIASLAGQSEVVKELVTHGANVNAQSQNGFTPLYMAAQENHLEVVQFLLDNGSSQSIATEDGFTPLAVALQQGHDQVVSLLLENDTKGKVRLPALHIAARKDDTKAAALLLQNDHNADVESKMMVNRTTESGFTPLHIAAHYGNINVATLLLNRGAAVDFKARNDITPLHVASKRGNSNMVRLLLERGAKIDARTKDGLTPLHCGARSGHEQVVEMLLDRGAPILSKTKNGLSPLHMATQGDHLNCVQLLLHHEVPVDDVTNDYLTALHVAAHCGHYKVAKVIVDKKANPNAKALNGFTPLHIACKKNRVKVMELLLKHGASIQAVTESGLTPIHVAAFMGHENIVHQLISHGASPNTSNVRGETALHMAARAGQSNVVRYLVQNGARVDAKAKDDQTPLHISSRLGKQDIVHQLLANGACPDATTNSGYTPLHLAAREGHRDIAAALLDQGASLGITTKKGFTPLHVAAKYGKIEVANLLLQKSAQADAAGKSGLTPLHVAAHYDNQKVALLLLNQGASPHAAAKNGYTPLHIAAKKNQMEITTTLLEYGASTNTVTRQGITPLHLAAQEGNVDIVTLLLARDAPVNMGNKSGLTPLHLAAQEDKVNVAEVLVNQGATIDPETKLGYTPLHVACHYGNVKMVNFLLKNQAKVNAKTKNGYTPLHQASQQGHTHIINLLLHHGASPNELTANGNSALSIARRLGYISVVDTLKVVTEETLTTQTVTEKHKMNVPETMNEVLDMSDDEVHKANVPEMITEEYFSDVEEEMDVGNICISYSCDDAMTGDTDKYLAPQDLRELGDDSLPQEGYMGFSVGARSQSLRSFSSDRSNTLNRSSFTRDSMMIEEMLAPNKEMHLAVAKDFDSESLRRYSWTADALDNVNLVSSPIHSGFLVSFMVDARGGSMRGSRHNGMRIIIPPRKCTAPTRITCRLVKRHKLASPPPMVEGEGLASRLVEVGPAGAQFLGPVIVEIPHFGSMRGQERELILLRSDNGETWKEHLYDCKTDDLNQLLNGMDEELDSPEELERKRICRIITKDFPQYFAVVSRIRQETNQMGPEGGTLCSRSVPLVQASFPEGALTKKIKVGLQAQPVPDDTVKKILGNRATFSPIVTVEPRRRKFHKPITMTIPVPPLSGEGLTNGYKGDCTPCLRLLCSITGGTSPAQWEDITGTTPLTFVNDCVSFTTNVSARFWLADCHQIPETVALATQLYRELICVPYMAKFVVFAKMNDPVESRLRCFCMTDDKVDKTLEQQENFEEVARSKDIEVLEGRPIYVDCYGNLAPLAKAGQQLVLNFYAFKENRLPFCVKVRDPSQEACGRLTFLKECKTIKGLPQTAVCNLNITLPAVKKEMESDAEDETEKPERRHTFASLALRKRYSYLAEPALKTAVERSTAARTLPAGYPHKPVFPTRPYPPWSTAPITVPGQTRPGVGGSVASTDSPAGSPAASPLKSTWPLSSPSPACPATIKATLGAPPPVPTLSSPVKSISDIVSSSPIRSYRTMPSPIKTVVQQGQYPVQASASLVSSGSPCKPATDPASIKNLASAYTSRTSPLHSISNGPVPERSSAPITAPASPKTPYNMYNANLPFKTALGSTVVTDAVAPNLPSGKSISSLSSLKTSVDSTLSSRGGRTSLSSLSSTGQTTIASSELSMMNGSVSPVKYPSSSSTPSSPSSRLISERSSSLQERIQATTQAATSGVSAAINEAIDSYSVSGYGTLKTQSSSRRSATASSAYGSMRSVVASPSSAVSSNTVTVPVYSLVNVIPETPVKPGPGSLKMALPDSPRPSSSSSSSLSSCVTTSKINSQLKSPPFITPPIIHPTAASNQEILKDVADMKEDLIRMSAILQTDTQTAAKTVQTSNTGTPKETKLEDEEPFTLVEKVKEDLVKVSEILQKDIMSEGKAIAGKERPSEDEWEEFSKDEIEEAQRSTLTDYYPLFDENTLLLKHQSMSSKDLELAKVVDFLTNDFGANSLSKMTELKCKYEEATKREGEEKQKRVLKPSMSIQEHKLKMPPPVSGMLRSPSEKDLSKLAESYQGSETILESPEDLSHEQDKSPLSDSGFETRSEKTPSAPQSAESTGPKPLFTDSPIPPCVTETRTEVVHIRSYEQPDDPCEPLLMEEAASAPPSIEPDPASISSTKALQMKMPEEDSMMNKSVCLKEETHITTTTRMVYHKPQLTDGAEIREEGMSVSDIMKAFQSGRDPSKELAGLFEHKASQDSVKGDELTPRFLDRDIKSKPKVERIIEVHIEKGHSTTEPTEVIIRETKKHPELYVYKGDRGIRELTDYDEAQQEEEELTAEESLPSFLETSRVNTPVSQEEDSRPSSAQLMADDSYKALKLLSQHSIEYCDDELSEIRGESYRFAEKMLLSEKLDVSSMSHSDTEDSAMMTDKSRHLIHEENGSRGAESMSQQQGSPKREFVSKSSKDGSPKSGKFLHREEPSPFDKVTVLHYSTDQGSPKHAVWMRFTEDKHDRSRDKLLYEDRVDQTVKEAEEKLCEVSQFFRDKTEKLNDELQSPEKKPMRREVKEPRSWPSSACSSPEKTQQKSKAGEEVFSKSKLREPSVVKMFGSTPTTEKKSSSLPSSPQKSVLSHTSDDKIKQQTKTSESAPSSPAHVKSTSKVSAVRMKFESEAQKQSQSSPTKVPPPVQPKPSIKKLQESKLPVYQFFAGGKASKVSEASEDETFKKDVEQDKCDATDSSKPAVISTSKAPKHIGEKLPNKNIPEASLRRPISETENDKATAKGKDVHSSVTQEFKESNKVQKVQTSIVHDAVRLLEKESDAKKYQQITKSESASKEVIAELPKKDGEEPLNKNLRKKTESQIPIRTASSTLDNDLTKKQTIIKPSQIPTLSKSKIQMSLETTPAKTDENLTFEILDNAPKDSNSNNLPSPREMLENVINPPAATTTKENFKGIKTLPVYVGVQVGRQAEREAKGALYTVKQKSNSAISPISPDDDTLEQVSFIDSSGKSPLTPETPSSEEVSYDLTVRTPDGFMGFMPGKPSPILEVSEESEEDDQGKVFFSFKEALPERKTDIHATQADLANANKQETEMNDNLQELTNRFNQQVTTANGEYEEITGQEHQEVSKDKGIAYIEFPPPPPLDSASEISDPERKGSCASSETETEMMEVNLQEEHDRYLLTEPIIRIQPPSPVPPGEDDSQSNGDEGDDDESIFQPIPCKKFTFKVPEEEEEKKKDKEKATKSKKHDKNGNNKELNGGTNGSNGSYGSNGSNGSNGSNDKGEDYEYEQNGNDQSITDCSIATTAEFSHDTDATEIDSLDGYELQDEDDGLCEQADLRLFGLPDSRRDVWATDTFRSTDRSFPQTKLEVIEEEKTPEECQKDTFKKDTPSNGGKPDAVSKDGVTSQEQKPSDKEGFSDTYFSYKLEEEFNSPFKTVATKGLDFDPWSSKGGEEDIVDMGGTRGSNGEPKPFGLAVDEQSQATTPDTTPARTPTDDSTPTSEPNPFPFHEGKMFEMTRSGAIDMSKRDMVEERLQFFQIGEHYYSAGRYSVRESEVDASSQHRDQFSTQDPTDTSIVPQVSIQTTTVQLEISNMAGSYSTCRDSTSNTEPSFSTFRTGFKLSSDKTYDASNNSSKCRTTGTFDNITSGSTVDSSYSVTSNYTDCANLNTSGMTDYYSNHRIPSGMSKQNDHLDWISKNQNTCYQSTDHSFAPSQQISNPQTWSSNTSSNIPVSHYVHSDVAQAGSIVFNMLSSSGLQEISRIEASFNQLEVNSREGRVCPNVAITNTAAKEVKPQICKSRLPVRVHRSKLCSQSRTIVKDKAQENADKLKVREHAMHKVRERLDPFENLFPKSRIPVMKAIKYPSFSREQKQVRTKSAVSDTSIKTSRGNKLLTKSRSSTEQRYSSVKTPRRSSTNETGRKSSVVISKNFKTRSITSQVAIPMDQTIPKEADTKLEGKTLPTEDEESCSLSTTRNTSLSEPSKASRSSCPSRTSTSTSTTTSTPSARDVKAEVEQASSERMRRSRRKSRRTHGGKEQKEEGSQVDQPITAPVTENETSPQSPCERTDLRMAIVADHLGLSWTELARELDFSVDEINFIRVENPNSLTAQSFMLLKKWVHRDGKNATTDALTAVLTKINRLDIVTLLEGPIFDYGNISGTRCFADDNAVFPDQSDGYHNIDLELQTPTELNYEPPTPLRSDDFFSEGDASLDSPSKTTLTRPSDLSLTQTTSTISSDPLTVAPAPGPCGSVPPIVGAEDTALTTGEKVEDKLVSYERPDNDRRAVEKSGTEELKAGPVVGLERNQKEDAVSDVAQGNGRREEEEEEEEEEEMTQERLQSLLEDIKLEGGLEDEEMTEERVNAILEQVRQAEKVMCSVPGWRGEMSDTIAESSLHGTQEGSPDSMEQPQAQADRQNGGQTDAAWEGKEKEAKKKGSQEDGSTAGPSRGREEGGDRSQHKVQGRVRAEESGSDEETTVTTRVYRRRVILKGEEAKNIPGESVTEEQFTDEDGNLVTRKVIRKVVRRVFNSEERRESESETVTEEGAGAGGVGGGVADAPSAGAAAAAAGGGGGGGGASGGKGKRRGKRSRQGHKAEKSGEEAQRGKNEPGDGANKKQGKRSQS